The proteins below come from a single Staphylococcus sp. MI 10-1553 genomic window:
- a CDS encoding Na+/H+ antiporter family protein: MNAVLIAVVIMIVLCLCRLNVVISLFISALIGGWIAGLPFDKTITTFTENIVDGAEVALSYALLGGFAALISYSGITDYLVRKVILSIRAEETKVSRIKVKVLIIVSLLLLSIMSQNVIPVHIAFIPIVIPPLLSLFNELKIDRRLIAMIIGFGLCFPYVLLPFGFGHIFHEIIQKGFEKAHHPIAFNMIWKAMLIPASGYIIGLIIAMFYYRKPRMYRETAAQEEEVAVDLKPSVIIVTIVAILATFLVQMFSDSMIFGALAGVLVFFISGIYSWRKLDDQFVDGIKIMAYIGVVILTANGFAGVMNATGDIEKLVTGLTAISGDNLLVSIVLMYLIGLVVTLGIGSSFATIPILATLFIPFGEAMGMSTMALIALIGTASALGDSGSPASDSTLGPTAGLNVDGQHDHIRDTCIPNFVFYNIPLIIMGTIAALVL, translated from the coding sequence ATGAATGCTGTGTTAATAGCGGTCGTCATCATGATAGTGCTCTGTTTATGTCGGCTCAACGTTGTCATTAGTTTATTTATTAGTGCACTGATCGGCGGATGGATTGCAGGTCTGCCATTTGATAAAACGATTACAACTTTTACAGAAAATATTGTTGATGGGGCAGAAGTTGCGCTCAGTTATGCTTTACTAGGTGGCTTTGCTGCACTCATTTCATACAGTGGGATTACAGATTATCTCGTACGTAAAGTGATTTTATCTATTCGTGCAGAAGAGACAAAAGTTTCAAGAATTAAAGTGAAAGTACTCATTATTGTGAGCTTACTATTACTGAGCATCATGAGTCAAAACGTGATTCCAGTGCATATCGCTTTTATTCCAATAGTGATTCCACCTTTATTAAGTTTATTTAATGAATTGAAAATTGATCGCCGCTTGATTGCGATGATTATTGGTTTCGGTCTATGTTTTCCGTATGTCTTATTACCATTTGGCTTCGGTCACATTTTCCATGAGATTATTCAAAAAGGATTTGAAAAGGCACATCATCCGATTGCATTTAATATGATTTGGAAAGCAATGCTCATTCCAGCATCGGGTTATATCATCGGACTCATTATCGCAATGTTTTATTATCGTAAACCGAGAATGTATCGGGAAACAGCAGCTCAAGAAGAAGAAGTAGCTGTGGACTTAAAACCTTCTGTCATTATTGTTACGATTGTCGCGATTTTGGCTACATTTCTCGTTCAAATGTTCTCAGATTCAATGATTTTCGGTGCATTGGCAGGGGTGCTCGTCTTTTTCATTTCTGGTATTTATTCTTGGCGCAAACTGGACGACCAATTTGTGGATGGCATTAAAATTATGGCTTACATCGGTGTCGTTATTTTAACTGCGAACGGTTTTGCAGGTGTGATGAATGCGACAGGTGATATTGAAAAGTTAGTGACAGGTTTAACTGCGATTTCAGGAGATAATTTATTGGTGAGTATTGTACTCATGTATCTCATTGGTTTAGTCGTTACTTTAGGGATTGGTTCTTCATTTGCGACGATTCCAATTTTAGCCACGCTCTTTATACCGTTTGGTGAAGCGATGGGAATGAGTACAATGGCATTGATCGCATTAATCGGTACAGCGAGCGCACTTGGAGATTCAGGTTCTCCAGCGAGCGATTCGACATTAGGGCCAACAGCAGGGCTCAACGTAGACGGTCAGCACGATCATATTCGCGATACGTGTATTCCGAACTTTGTCTTTTATAACATTCCATTAATTATTATGGGAACGATTGCGGCACTCGTATTATAA
- a CDS encoding leucyl aminopeptidase family protein, which produces MSSQQTETAAAIIAGVPKHLNQYFDVVKQDTAFIEALTELKAHDIISSKVGDIASTAVTIEGQMHRLITVGLGNLNQLKAQDYLKIWGKLFQYLQQGAIAKINLKVNTFLAKSLESETIFNLMGLQSEQAIYQFDDYKFDKKAPFHLKMVLDCDQVSDYTASIEAGQKLGRAINRARDLSNTPPNIMTPAYLAETVEQYFKDTSVKVHIKDEYAIEQEGFGLVQAVGKGSVHPPRMITLEYQGDSEHEDQVIALVGKGITYDSGGYSIKSKNGMPSMKFDMSGAANVIGMVEAIRALKLKVNIVAVIAAAENMIANNAMKPDDVFTALSGETVEVPNTDAEGRLVLADATFYANQYKPEVIMDFATLTGAAVVALGEDKAAVFQHRVQPEVLNQIFQTSQIYEEPVFELPITDTERKNIKASDVADLTNHVNAHGKALFAAAFITHFSGQTPHLHFDIAGPATINKATHKGPKGPTGFMISTIVTWLKNQYGINQ; this is translated from the coding sequence ATGTCTTCACAGCAAACAGAAACAGCAGCTGCGATCATTGCGGGTGTTCCAAAACATTTAAATCAATATTTCGATGTCGTGAAACAGGATACGGCGTTTATAGAAGCCTTAACGGAATTAAAAGCACATGATATCATCAGTTCAAAAGTAGGTGATATCGCGTCCACTGCAGTTACAATAGAAGGCCAAATGCATCGTTTAATTACGGTAGGTCTCGGTAATCTAAATCAATTGAAAGCACAAGATTATTTGAAAATATGGGGCAAATTATTCCAATATTTACAACAAGGTGCGATTGCTAAAATTAATTTAAAAGTGAATACGTTTTTAGCCAAATCACTTGAATCAGAAACGATATTTAATTTGATGGGTCTTCAAAGTGAACAAGCGATTTATCAATTTGATGATTATAAATTTGACAAAAAAGCACCGTTCCATCTTAAAATGGTATTGGATTGTGACCAAGTGTCAGACTATACAGCGTCAATTGAAGCGGGACAAAAGTTAGGTCGAGCAATTAACCGTGCGCGTGATTTAAGTAATACACCGCCAAATATTATGACGCCTGCTTATTTGGCTGAAACGGTTGAACAGTATTTTAAAGATACATCAGTTAAAGTCCATATTAAAGACGAATATGCGATTGAACAAGAAGGATTCGGATTAGTCCAAGCTGTCGGTAAAGGGTCTGTGCATCCTCCGCGCATGATTACATTAGAATATCAAGGGGATTCAGAGCATGAAGACCAAGTGATTGCATTAGTCGGTAAAGGAATTACGTATGATTCAGGTGGTTATTCAATCAAATCTAAAAATGGCATGCCGTCAATGAAATTTGATATGAGTGGTGCGGCCAACGTCATTGGTATGGTTGAAGCGATCCGAGCATTGAAACTTAAAGTTAATATTGTAGCGGTCATTGCGGCAGCAGAAAATATGATTGCGAATAATGCGATGAAGCCGGATGATGTATTTACAGCGCTCAGTGGTGAAACAGTAGAAGTGCCGAATACCGATGCAGAAGGACGTTTAGTGTTGGCTGATGCGACGTTTTACGCGAACCAATACAAGCCTGAGGTGATCATGGACTTCGCAACACTGACAGGAGCAGCAGTTGTTGCATTAGGTGAAGATAAAGCAGCTGTATTCCAACATCGTGTACAGCCAGAAGTGTTGAATCAAATCTTTCAAACTTCTCAAATTTATGAAGAACCTGTCTTTGAACTACCGATTACAGATACAGAACGTAAAAATATTAAAGCATCTGATGTGGCGGATTTAACGAACCATGTCAATGCGCACGGTAAGGCTTTATTTGCGGCGGCATTTATTACGCATTTCAGTGGCCAAACACCGCATCTTCATTTCGATATTGCAGGACCAGCGACAATCAATAAAGCGACACATAAAGGTCCAAAAGGTCCAACAGGCTTTATGATTTCTACAATTGTGACATGGTTGAAAAATCAATATGGTATAAATCAGTAA
- a CDS encoding NAD(P)/FAD-dependent oxidoreductase → MAERKKVLVLGAGYAGLQTVTKLQKKLSEQDAQITLINKNDYHYEATWLHEASAGTLSYEDVLYPIENVLKKHVDFVRAEVTKIDRNAKKVETTRGIFEYDILVVALGFESETFGIEGMKEHAFQIENVNTARQISRHLEDKFANYAASKTKDDKDLAILVGGAGFTGIEFLGELTDRIPELANKYGVEQSKVKVTCVEAAPKMLPMFSDELVSHAVSYLEQRGVEFKVGTPIVAANEKGFVVKINDEAQQLEANTVIWAAGVRGSQLMEKSFEGVKRGRIVTKQDLTIEGYDDIFVIGDVSAFIPEGGDRPLPTTAQIAMQQGEKTASNIVNILKGAPTENFKYIDRGTVCSLGRHDGVGIVYGREIIGKKAAFMKRVIDTRAIFKIGGLGLAYKKGKF, encoded by the coding sequence ATGGCAGAACGTAAAAAAGTACTTGTTTTAGGTGCTGGTTATGCGGGCTTACAAACTGTTACAAAACTTCAAAAAAAATTATCAGAACAAGACGCACAGATTACTTTAATCAACAAAAATGACTATCACTATGAAGCAACTTGGTTACATGAAGCTTCAGCAGGTACATTGAGTTATGAGGATGTTTTATATCCAATCGAAAACGTGTTGAAAAAACATGTTGATTTCGTTCGTGCGGAAGTGACAAAAATCGACCGCAATGCGAAAAAAGTTGAAACAACACGTGGTATTTTCGAATATGACATTTTAGTTGTTGCTTTAGGCTTTGAGTCAGAAACATTTGGTATTGAAGGTATGAAAGAACATGCTTTCCAAATCGAAAATGTCAATACTGCGCGTCAAATTTCTCGCCATCTTGAAGATAAATTTGCAAATTATGCTGCATCAAAAACAAAAGACGACAAAGACTTAGCGATTCTTGTAGGCGGAGCAGGATTCACTGGAATTGAATTTTTAGGTGAATTAACAGACCGTATTCCTGAACTTGCTAACAAATATGGTGTAGAACAAAGCAAAGTAAAAGTGACTTGTGTAGAAGCTGCGCCAAAAATGTTACCAATGTTCTCTGATGAGCTTGTCAGCCATGCAGTTAGCTATTTAGAACAACGTGGTGTAGAGTTCAAAGTCGGCACACCTATCGTTGCAGCAAATGAAAAAGGTTTCGTTGTTAAAATTAATGACGAAGCGCAACAATTAGAAGCGAACACAGTGATTTGGGCTGCAGGTGTTCGTGGTAGCCAATTAATGGAAAAATCATTCGAAGGTGTTAAACGTGGACGTATTGTAACGAAACAAGATTTAACAATCGAGGGTTACGATGACATCTTCGTAATTGGTGACGTATCTGCATTCATTCCTGAAGGTGGCGACCGTCCATTACCAACAACAGCACAAATCGCAATGCAACAAGGTGAAAAAACAGCTTCTAACATTGTGAACATCTTAAAAGGTGCACCAACAGAAAACTTCAAATATATCGATCGTGGTACAGTATGTTCATTAGGTCGTCATGACGGTGTCGGTATCGTTTATGGCCGTGAAATTATTGGTAAAAAAGCAGCATTCATGAAACGTGTGATTGATACACGTGCCATCTTTAAAATTGGTGGTTTAGGTTTAGCTTACAAAAAAGGTAAATTTTAA